One region of Caldivirga sp. genomic DNA includes:
- a CDS encoding restriction endonuclease encodes MSTARETTLKVIESIFMLTSEGNRIFSLNSLKVIMHGDYTKALDKLIEEGVVSRVNDRYLRVTVPRLQLLIMMGSESIISHINDLSWSEFEEFISFIMRQEGYETLRGVRLTMGNVRGEFDIIGYRGSIVIVVEAKHWLSISNSELETIVSKHINKVKALADNWSKFTRKVKLTISEASIYPLIVTLKAPQLQSYGNVPIIASHQLPSFLENLESLKDNILYFKARQETLGA; translated from the coding sequence ATGAGTACTGCAAGGGAGACCACACTTAAGGTTATTGAGTCAATATTCATGCTGACCTCAGAGGGTAATAGGATCTTTTCCCTCAACTCACTGAAGGTCATAATGCATGGTGACTACACTAAGGCACTTGATAAACTGATTGAAGAGGGTGTGGTGAGTAGGGTTAATGACAGGTACCTCAGAGTCACTGTACCTAGGCTTCAACTACTCATAATGATGGGTAGTGAATCAATTATCAGCCACATTAATGACTTATCCTGGAGTGAATTTGAGGAATTCATATCATTCATAATGAGGCAGGAAGGCTACGAAACCCTGAGGGGGGTTAGGTTAACGATGGGTAACGTAAGGGGTGAGTTCGACATAATAGGGTACAGGGGTAGTATTGTGATTGTTGTTGAGGCTAAGCATTGGTTAAGCATAAGTAACAGTGAGTTAGAGACCATTGTAAGCAAGCATATTAATAAGGTTAAGGCACTCGCGGATAATTGGAGTAAGTTTACTAGGAAAGTTAAATTAACGATAAGTGAAGCATCAATATATCCATTAATCGTAACCCTTAAGGCACCTCAACTGCAATCATACGGCAATGTACCCATAATCGCCTCACATCAATTACCAAGCTTCCTCGAGAACCTAGAGTCACTGAAGGATAATATCCTCTACTTTAAAGCAAGACAGGAAACACTAGGCGCTTAA
- a CDS encoding nucleotidyltransferase domain-containing protein, which produces MSLDYFKEEWEKRMSMLKNARQYLKVMKKVCVNEVSSECRVVLFGSVARGDYRLDSDVDVLVIVPNVKDEWDRSRISVKLHKAVNAWDPFEIHVVTPEEYENWYLKFIDAWEEIT; this is translated from the coding sequence ATGAGCTTAGACTACTTTAAAGAAGAGTGGGAGAAGAGGATGAGCATGCTGAAAAACGCAAGGCAATACTTAAAGGTAATGAAGAAAGTATGTGTGAACGAAGTGTCATCAGAATGTAGGGTGGTACTTTTTGGCTCTGTGGCTAGAGGTGATTATAGGTTAGACAGTGATGTGGATGTATTGGTAATAGTCCCTAATGTTAAAGATGAATGGGATAGAAGTAGAATATCGGTAAAGCTGCATAAGGCAGTAAACGCATGGGATCCCTTCGAGATACATGTAGTAACTCCAGAAGAATATGAAAACTGGTACTTGAAGTTTATTGATGCATGGGAAGAGATAACTTAA
- a CDS encoding class I SAM-dependent methyltransferase encodes MYTIDLFNSRANEYDSWYSKHPLLAKSEEDTINALGLNGIGLDVGAGSGFFTRLINAIALEPSLAMIKLAKDRTWAVVSGVGELIPIRDSSMDYVLIVVTLCFAKDPEAVLREGARVLKDNGRLIACIVPLESSWGMQYSELGSRGHPYYSRARFLTVKWVTETLKGLGLKVTSYVATLSKGVGEYYEAPNFTDYTNAGKYGFVCINAVK; translated from the coding sequence ATGTACACTATTGACCTCTTTAACAGTAGAGCCAACGAATATGACTCATGGTACAGTAAGCACCCATTGTTAGCTAAGTCAGAGGAGGACACTATTAATGCCCTTGGGTTAAATGGCATAGGTCTCGATGTTGGTGCAGGCAGCGGCTTCTTCACTAGGCTTATTAACGCTATTGCCCTTGAACCATCATTGGCAATGATTAAGCTTGCTAAGGATAGGACCTGGGCTGTTGTCTCAGGAGTTGGGGAATTAATACCGATTCGTGACTCATCAATGGACTACGTACTAATAGTGGTTACGCTATGCTTCGCTAAGGATCCTGAAGCTGTCTTGAGGGAAGGCGCTAGGGTGCTTAAGGATAATGGTAGATTGATTGCCTGCATAGTGCCCCTTGAGAGTTCATGGGGGATGCAGTATAGTGAACTTGGATCAAGGGGGCATCCATATTACTCTAGGGCCAGGTTCCTCACCGTCAAGTGGGTTACAGAGACACTTAAAGGACTTGGGTTAAAGGTAACATCATATGTGGCCACCCTTAGTAAAGGTGTAGGAGAATATTATGAGGCACCCAACTTTACTGATTACACTAACGCAGGTAAATACGGCTTCGTATGCATTAATGCTGTTAAGTAG
- a CDS encoding TIM-barrel domain-containing protein, translated as MGLTYSKVRGGVSFTVGELKLEVTFPDAKVARVLYAPMTKGERKSLVVTSSSYVEPSIEEGNGTLRLSTGELIIEVNPDYSISFMDSKGNLMAREVRREVGDNGLGGLWSNQVIIAKGKGFYGLGQHQGLFNYRNHEVHLLQRNPTETALPILISNVGYGLMWDHYSLSRVRVGELTSDESRIEYWSEDVDAVDYYFILGPSIDNVVSGYRRLTGKAPMLPKWAFGYWQSRERYRTQDEVISIVKEFRRRGIPIDVIVQDWFYWGKYGWNAMRFDEENYPNPTEMAKEVHGLGTRIVISIWPIFGQKTEVYKAFKDKGYLIPGSLNYDPFNEEARREYWRLIAENFAKVGIDGWWLDASEPELDRPRDTSSDRGTWSFYTGLHDSTTAMGRGSMYLNAYPLMHTKAVYEGQRGSMNRRVVILTRSAFLGQQRHSAITWSGDVHHDWGVLAGQIPAGLNFSISGIPYWTTDTGGFFSGDPATLAYGEVFTRWFQWSTFCPVMRVHGTWYAKEPWMFPEPIYSILKQYIEFRYRLLPYIYSVAWMVTEGDYTMMRPLVMDFQDDEVLNIGDQYMFGPFIMVSPVTVPTKKRRVYLPGRGQWFDFWTGRRYAGGSYIDVDAPLDRIPLHVKAGSILPLGPVKSNSSEQENPIEIRVYDGGDSEFRLYFDDGESYNYEKGEYCIIPLRWLSSEGKLIIGDASGSYCSSISGIQFNVVIVSEGHGTGVLPSKPDYSVNYSGRTVEVKVK; from the coding sequence ATGGGTTTAACCTACAGTAAAGTAAGGGGTGGTGTATCCTTCACTGTTGGGGAACTTAAGCTTGAGGTCACCTTTCCTGATGCTAAGGTAGCTAGGGTCCTCTACGCCCCTATGACTAAGGGTGAAAGGAAATCCCTTGTGGTAACTAGTAGCTCATACGTTGAGCCAAGTATTGAGGAGGGTAATGGAACCCTACGGTTAAGCACTGGGGAATTAATTATTGAGGTTAACCCTGATTATTCAATCTCATTCATGGATAGTAAAGGTAACTTAATGGCTAGGGAGGTTAGGAGGGAGGTTGGTGATAATGGGTTAGGTGGCCTTTGGAGTAACCAAGTGATAATAGCTAAGGGTAAGGGTTTCTATGGGCTTGGGCAGCACCAAGGCTTATTCAACTATAGGAATCATGAGGTTCACCTACTTCAAAGGAATCCCACTGAAACAGCATTACCGATACTAATATCTAACGTTGGCTACGGTTTAATGTGGGACCACTACAGCCTATCCAGGGTAAGGGTAGGTGAATTAACAAGCGATGAATCCAGGATAGAGTATTGGTCAGAGGACGTGGATGCAGTGGACTACTACTTCATACTGGGGCCAAGCATTGATAATGTGGTTTCAGGCTACAGGAGACTTACAGGTAAGGCCCCCATGTTACCTAAGTGGGCCTTCGGGTATTGGCAATCGAGGGAGAGGTATAGAACCCAGGATGAGGTAATCAGCATTGTTAAGGAGTTTAGAAGGAGGGGAATTCCCATTGATGTTATTGTCCAGGACTGGTTCTACTGGGGTAAGTATGGTTGGAACGCCATGAGGTTTGATGAGGAGAATTACCCGAATCCCACTGAAATGGCTAAGGAGGTTCATGGTTTAGGTACTAGGATTGTCATATCAATTTGGCCCATCTTCGGTCAAAAGACTGAAGTGTACAAGGCATTTAAGGATAAGGGTTACCTAATACCTGGCTCACTGAATTATGACCCATTCAACGAGGAGGCTAGGAGAGAGTATTGGAGACTTATAGCTGAAAACTTCGCCAAGGTGGGTATAGATGGGTGGTGGCTAGATGCCTCTGAACCTGAACTAGATAGGCCTAGGGATACGTCATCAGACAGGGGTACATGGTCCTTCTACACGGGTCTTCACGACTCCACCACAGCAATGGGTAGGGGCTCAATGTACCTTAACGCATACCCACTAATGCATACTAAGGCTGTTTACGAGGGACAGAGGGGAAGTATGAATAGGCGTGTAGTCATATTGACAAGGTCAGCCTTCCTGGGTCAGCAGAGGCACTCAGCAATAACCTGGTCTGGTGATGTGCACCATGACTGGGGTGTCCTAGCTGGGCAAATACCAGCAGGCCTGAACTTCAGCATATCCGGTATACCCTACTGGACCACCGACACAGGCGGCTTCTTCAGTGGTGACCCAGCAACACTAGCCTATGGTGAGGTTTTCACCAGGTGGTTCCAGTGGAGCACATTCTGCCCAGTAATGAGGGTTCATGGAACCTGGTACGCTAAGGAACCATGGATGTTCCCTGAACCCATATACAGTATACTTAAGCAGTATATTGAATTCAGGTATAGGCTACTCCCCTACATATACTCAGTGGCCTGGATGGTTACTGAAGGGGATTACACAATGATGAGGCCCCTTGTAATGGATTTCCAGGATGATGAAGTACTCAACATAGGTGACCAATACATGTTTGGCCCATTCATAATGGTAAGCCCAGTAACCGTACCTACTAAGAAACGTAGAGTCTACCTACCTGGAAGGGGGCAATGGTTCGACTTCTGGACTGGGAGGAGGTATGCAGGTGGCTCATACATTGACGTTGATGCGCCACTAGATAGGATACCGCTCCACGTTAAGGCTGGTTCAATACTACCCCTTGGTCCTGTTAAGTCCAATTCCAGCGAACAGGAGAACCCTATTGAAATCAGGGTTTACGATGGGGGCGACTCAGAGTTCAGGCTTTACTTCGATGATGGGGAGTCGTACAATTACGAGAAGGGTGAGTACTGCATAATCCCATTAAGGTGGCTCAGCAGTGAGGGTAAGTTAATCATAGGTGATGCATCAGGTAGTTACTGCAGTAGCATCAGCGGCATTCAGTTCAATGTTGTAATTGTTTCAGAGGGCCACGGCACCGGTGTATTACCTTCAAAGCCGGATTACTCAGTTAACTATAGTGGACGCACAGTTGAAGTTAAGGTTAAGTGA
- a CDS encoding HEPN domain-containing protein — protein sequence MSFLRKNSLSFLKEAERDLNEGEYNLAMFHLEQALQLALKYALYERTGTYERTHNVIKLLDDLVRITNNDRLRELLDSEASILDLIQQAYIGASYLPFEYSKNSVIATLRLVKVVLNELRLL from the coding sequence ATGTCGTTTTTAAGGAAGAACTCATTAAGCTTTTTGAAGGAGGCGGAAAGAGACTTAAATGAAGGTGAATATAACTTAGCTATGTTTCACTTAGAGCAAGCGTTACAGTTGGCTTTGAAATATGCTTTGTATGAGAGGACCGGTACCTATGAGAGGACGCACAATGTTATTAAACTCCTTGACGACTTAGTAAGGATAACAAACAACGATAGATTAAGAGAATTACTTGATAGTGAAGCTAGTATATTAGACTTAATTCAACAGGCATATATTGGCGCCAGTTATTTACCGTTTGAATACAGTAAGAACTCTGTAATAGCTACTTTAAGACTTGTGAAGGTGGTATTAAATGAGCTTAGACTACTTTAA
- the bgaS gene encoding beta-galactosidase BgaS — translation MNISFPKSFKFGWSQAGFQSEMGTPGSEDPNTDWYVWVHDPENIASGLVSGDLPEYGPGYWGLYRVFHDNAVKMGLDAARIGVEWSRIFPKPMPDPPQGNVEVKGNDVLMVHVDEGDLKRLDEAANQEAVRHYREMFSDLKAKGIYFILNFYHWPLPLWVHDPIRIRRGDLSGPTGWLDVKTVINFARFAAYVAWKFDDLADEYSTMNEPNVVHSNGYMWVKSGFPPSYLNLEFSRRAMVNLIQAHARAYDAVKAISKKPIGIIYANSSFTPLTDRDAKAVELAEYDSRWIFFDAIIKGELMGNVRDDLKGRLDWIGVNYYSRTVVKLIGEKSYVGIPGYGYSCERNSVSPDGRPCSDTGWEFYPEGLYDVIMKYWNRYHLPIYVTENGIADSADYQRPYYLVSHIYQVYRAIQDGANVKGYLHWSLTDNYEWASGFSMRFGLLHVDYTTKKQYWRPSAYVYREIAKSKSIPEEIMHLNSIPPIKPLRR, via the coding sequence ATGAATATCTCATTCCCTAAATCCTTCAAGTTCGGTTGGTCTCAGGCAGGATTCCAGTCAGAGATGGGTACTCCTGGTAGTGAGGATCCTAACACTGACTGGTACGTGTGGGTTCATGATCCTGAGAACATTGCGTCAGGGCTAGTTAGTGGTGACTTACCTGAGTATGGGCCGGGCTACTGGGGGCTCTACAGGGTGTTTCACGATAATGCTGTTAAAATGGGGCTTGATGCGGCTAGGATTGGTGTTGAGTGGTCTAGGATATTCCCTAAGCCAATGCCTGATCCCCCTCAGGGTAATGTGGAGGTTAAGGGTAACGATGTGTTAATGGTTCATGTTGATGAAGGTGACCTCAAGAGGCTTGATGAAGCAGCTAACCAGGAGGCTGTGAGGCATTATAGGGAAATGTTCAGTGACCTTAAGGCTAAGGGGATATACTTCATACTGAACTTCTATCATTGGCCACTGCCCCTTTGGGTTCATGACCCAATCAGGATTAGGAGGGGTGATTTAAGCGGCCCCACTGGCTGGCTTGATGTTAAGACAGTGATTAATTTTGCCAGGTTTGCGGCTTACGTTGCCTGGAAGTTCGATGATCTTGCTGACGAGTACTCAACAATGAATGAACCCAATGTTGTTCACAGTAACGGCTACATGTGGGTTAAGTCAGGTTTCCCACCAAGTTACCTTAACCTTGAGTTTTCAAGGAGAGCCATGGTTAATTTAATACAGGCCCACGCCAGAGCCTATGATGCCGTTAAGGCTATTTCCAAGAAGCCCATTGGCATAATATACGCTAACTCATCCTTCACACCGCTAACGGATAGGGACGCTAAGGCCGTTGAGTTGGCTGAGTATGATTCAAGGTGGATCTTCTTCGATGCAATAATTAAGGGTGAGCTTATGGGGAATGTTAGGGATGACTTAAAGGGTAGGTTGGATTGGATAGGTGTTAATTATTACTCTAGGACAGTGGTTAAGCTTATTGGTGAGAAATCCTACGTAGGCATACCTGGATATGGGTATAGTTGCGAGAGAAATTCAGTTAGCCCTGATGGTAGGCCATGCAGTGATACTGGTTGGGAATTCTATCCCGAGGGCCTCTATGATGTAATAATGAAGTACTGGAACCGCTACCACCTACCAATATACGTTACCGAGAATGGCATAGCCGACTCAGCGGACTACCAGAGGCCATATTACTTGGTTAGTCACATTTACCAAGTGTATAGGGCTATTCAAGATGGGGCTAACGTTAAGGGTTACCTACACTGGTCACTGACTGATAACTATGAGTGGGCTTCAGGCTTCAGCATGAGGTTTGGTCTACTCCACGTAGACTACACCACCAAGAAGCAGTACTGGAGACCATCAGCATACGTATACAGGGAGATCGCTAAGTCTAAGTCAATACCCGAAGAAATAATGCACCTAAATTCAATACCACCAATTAAACCATTAAGGAGATGA